GTATCAATATATGTATCTAATATTGGATcgttaaataaataatatattttgaatTCTTGTAaagaatataattttttttatgttaATTAATTACACACGCACACTCTATGATTCGAACTGTTAACATCTTATAAGGGGAAAACAGCTCAATCACTATAAAATTATTATTCTCTAACAAAGGATCAAGACCTAATAGCTAGATCATAGTTGTCCTATCCTACATCTATCAATATTTCCATGTACCTCAAATGAACTAAGAGAttgtttggaaacttgcatttCATTTCAAACGAGAGATTTTAAATGACAAGATTTGAGTTGTCATTTCAAATTCTCATAtttatactaatatttgaatgtcctggatttcaaatgaaattcaaattcaaattccCAAACAGCTCATTTTATCAAATATAGAATTTGAAATGAAATCCAGTTTACCAAACAGGTCATAATGGCAATCAAAGATATTATGTGCCAAACAAGGCTTATCCTTAAAAGTTATAAAATGGCAAATTATAGATATCTGTTTTTTCACCCCTTAAGAATTTATAGAGGGGTGTATTCAATCAAGATTTTAAagaatttttttggatttttgaAATCAAGAGGTATTcgatttggattttaaaaaatcctttaaaatttGATGATATTTAATAAAGATTAGAAAAAAGCCTTTTACAATTGTATTCAATttaattagattttaaaaagtctaCTGAAATTTGgcggtattcaatttggatttttaaGAATCCATCAAAATCATATCGTATTCAAAAGCCCgtagatttttttttatttgaaaaagttgtggattttgatggatttgctagttcatttttaatcttttgaaaTTTCTCTAAAATACttgagattttgatggatttctGAAAATTTTTACAAAATCGGGGAGATTCTGCAACATTTGTTTATCACGGAAAAAATATTGTTCTCTAGCAAAGGATCAAGACCTAATAGCTAGATCATAGTTGTCCCATCCTACATCTATCAATATTTCCATGTACCTCAAATGAGCTAATGACAATCAAAGAGATCaagtgcccgtttgggaaatcttaaaataagtaacttatgacttaaaatgattaagtgtgaaataagtgataagttgataaatacttataaattttatgagtgtttggataaatttacttataagtcagaagtttttttacttaaatgaattaaaataaataattattaaatacaattatcttagttcatgaatctgaaattagaaaatattttaaaatttatattttaaaatcaaaactttagaaaaaagtgaaaaaatgaaaataagttggaaaaaagtaCGTTACTGCCAACTTTccacttatcagcttataagttgtgaattcaacttataagttgggtcgacaaacactcatCAATAAGTTGTTACGAGCTTATAAGTCATAAGTAGCTTATAAGCCGGTAGCCAAAAAGACAAACAAGGCCTTATCCGTAAAAGTTCTAAAATGGCAAATTATAGATATCTGTTTTTCACCCCTTCAGAATCCATATATTGACTTTAACATCGACAATTTTAACACTTCTTTCGTGAATGCAGCATTATGGACTGTCAAAGAACCAAAAGATTATCAAAACACCCtctttttattttgttttataaGCCATTGTACCCACATCAATACTAGAAAAATGGCTTTAACATGCACAATGTTGATGAAAGTTCAGTTAGGAATTAAGACAACAACAATCCCCTATAATGCAACCTCCTCCACTGAACCCTGAGTCTCTGCATAACTCATCACAATCAATCCCCACGCTCGCGCATCTTCCAAAACATTGTCCCACAGACCCTTTCTCACTAATTGCAGACACTGAAACAAAAAGGTATATCACATACATTAGTATTATCAAAGTAGCAGAGCTAGATAATAGGCCTGTTATTCATCAAAGTCGCTATCTGCACTGCACAAGGATAATTTAGAACACTCTTGGATATtattgttaaatatatgatcctattggggccttcatctaaaaccttaaggcCATGTTGAGTAACCAACTCATCTAAAActttaaggtgttagaggaaggccccaataggatcatatatttaacaattATGATATTAAATTTGTTATTTATACACTGAGATATGTTCAATCTTATCTGCTGTACATATCTGATTCGTGATGGACATACTTACCGAGCGAGATGATTAGCAGAACAAGTGAAATCCATATCACAGGTTTCTTGACAATGACAGAAAAATTTGTGTTCTCCATTTTTctatttacttgtttattgctAGTGATCAGCAACAGAGTCTCCAAAATCTCAATATATAGAGCCTTTCAAAAGTATTGACAACTATAAGGAGACATACCAGTCTACTCCGTAACTCATCTCTAGATATCTGCTTGCGAGTCGGGATTTGTTTGACTTTATATTTTTTGGAAGTTTTCAGTCAGAAAAGTTTATATTTAGGAAAATATTAGGGGTACAAAATTGATCTTCAAAATAATTACAAAATGCTACTCCCTTTATCCCTAAAAACGTTTGTGTTGGACAGGTTTGCCAAtacacacttttgattgttaatatctttaatttcgtattagtattaaatataaaaattttattgtatTAAAATACTCATTAATACGGATCCAACAAAATCACTTATGATTATGTTTGATCTTataaattagacgtaaattaatagtcaatcACTTAACATGAACAGTACAAAAAGTCAAAATAAAAAACACATtatgggatggagggagtatgTGTTAAtcttttatttgttaaataaaactTGACCCCCGCATTCACGCCAATAAcactaataaaattatttttataacttTTTATGTAGCTTTAGCATTACTCTTATATTTAATCATACATCAAAGATTCTGAAAATCAAAACCCAATAATACTAAATCAAGATTTAACAATTTCGACAATATTATAAAAGGTCTTTAAAACTGTTtggtactccctccgtccctaaaaatatttcctatttatgttggacacgtttgccaatgcacacttttgattgttaatatttttaattccGTATTAGTATTAGATATAAAAacttaattatattaaaatactcatatATACGAATTCAAGAAGATCACTCATGACTGTATTCGATCTTATTATTTAacgtaaattaatagtcaatcgcTTACCATGAATAGTGTCAAAAGTCAAAATAAAAACGTATAACGGAACGGAGGGagtattaaatttaaatattaacaaaTATTCTAAATTGGTGTGATATTCAAAAGCTTAATTAATTGTAAAGGATTTCTAAACTCGTAAGTTTTAATTTTTATAACTTTACAATCTAGCATAAGTCCAAGGGATTATGATGGGTTTAGCAACTAATTGTACAACTGAGCTGATATTAGCAATGATTTATAGAATTTGTTGTCAGAGTTACGTATTTATCTTATTTTGTTTCCGCAAATTTAGTACACATGTAtccactacaagaaaataagTTTAAATATAGTCGAATAAATTCAACTGTTCTAAATTTAACAGGTCTAAATTCAACCTCGATTGAATTTATGGTTAACCTGAAAGTTTGACCGTGTAATAAATGAGAGTAAGTTTTATGAATTTATGAATTGCAAAATATATAAAACTGTACAATAGCTACAAGAGCTTTTAGGTCACCATAACATTTCTCAGATCTAGTTTTCTGTATATCTCTTAATCTGTTATTCTAGCCTCTTTTGTCTGCTCTACTTATCTATATATATACAAAGTAACTTTCTAACCAATTATAACAATTATGTTACATTTCTATAAATAGAATGACAGTTAAAATTAGTGGCTAGTGTGGTGAGTTTGGAGGATGAGTATGCTGAGATGGTCTAACTGGATTAATATTAACTACTCAGATTACGtctcatatttttattcataaaatgATCCGTGATTCGTATTTGATTAAAAGTCAGATATGATTATACTTTTAACTCAttatatttttaagtaaataatattatataatataatgtaatattattttataaatggGTGGATAATATTTGACTGGTATCGAATAGAAGATAATTTCCACCGTAGCAAACATTAACTCTGTCAGAAACTTTTTttggagagaaaagaaaaaaaatgtaaAGAATACATTTCTTCAACTTGTTCCCGAACAACTTTTAtgaaagaaaggaaaagaaaactgtagatttggaaagaaattttttttatttttgtatcAAAAATCTTCTCAGTTTTGAAAAAATGAGGAGAGAAGGAAAATTGATTATtttctattcttttcttttctatcTTATATTCGGGAACATACACGACTCGACGACTCGGCAATGCTTCATCGCCAGGTCGCCAGGTTGTTTCCGCGTATAACAGGAGTTTGAGCTCTAAATAACTGACAATATCCTGCAGATTTCGATTAGAAAAGACACAAGATGAGATTTAACTGGACTTGCTTCAGATCAAACATTCGATACTTACGATCTGTAACACCTATAGATACAGCCACaacatcatcatcatcctcaggTATTAATCTTACACCCTTTCCTCATTCACATTGTCTTCACATTAACCCTAATCATCCTCAAAAACCCTTTATTACTTCTTTATCAAACCCTAATGCTCAATTACAACAGTTACTTTACGAGAAATCGAAGGTTGGTTTCGATAAGCTCGATGATGCTCTTCTCGTGTTCGATAAAATGCTCAAAATGAAACCTCTGCTTCCTGCTTTGAATTTCAGTCAGCTCTTAGCTGGCCTTGTTCGAATGAAAGAGTACTCTGTAGGTGTCTCTGTGTTTAGAGATATGTACATTTTATGCGTTCCCGTTAATATATTTACCTATACTACTGTAATCAACTGTTGCTGTCACCTGAATAGACTTGATTACGCCTTTTCATTGTTGGGCGGAATCATTAAGCGTGGTTTCGTCCCAAATATTGTGACCTACAACACTCTTATCAAGGGCCTTCTATCTCAAGACAGGCCTGTTGAGGCTGAACATTTGTTTAAGAAGCTTCTTATATTCAATGAGGTTCAGCCTGATGTAGTTACCTATAGCATTATCATCGATGGTCTATGCAAAACTTCAAATACTTTAATGGCTGTCAAGTTGTTTAGAAATATGGGGAAGAAAGGTTGTATTCCCAACACAGTGACTTATTCCACCCTTATTGACGCTTTATGCAAAGACCGACATGTTGACCATGCACTCGGTCTTCTTTCTCAAATGAACCACAAAGGCATTTCACCGAATGTTGTAACCTATAGTTCATTAATTCAAGGTCTATGTAACTTTGGTCGATGGGAAGATGCAATTCGATTGCTAGGAGAGATGAATGCTAGGAATATCTCTCCAAATTCGCATACTTATAATATATTGATAGATGCATGTTGCAAAGAAGGAAAGGTTAAAGATGCGGAATCTGTGATGGAATTGATGATTCAAAGAGGTCAATATCCTGATGTAGTCACGTATAGTTCGCTGATGGATGGATATTGCTTGTGTGGAGAAATTGATGAAGCATTAGAGGTGCTCAAAACCATGAGGGGAAGGGGTATATTGCCTGATTCTCGTACCTACAATATTTTGATAAATGGTTATTGTAAAAAGAGGGAAGTAGACAGAGCAATTAGTCTCTTTAAACAAATGCCCCTTGAAGGTTTGGCACCAACAATTGAATCTTTCAATACTATTTCGCAAGGATATTTTCAGGTAGGTAGAGTTGTTGAAGCACGGAAGTTTTTCCAGGAGATGCTAACCAAAGGTCATAAGCTGAATATTGTAACATGTAGTATCGTGCTGCATGGTCTTTGCGAGAACCATCTTGTTGGTGAAGCACTCTCGTTCTTTCACACAATGAAATGCGCTGGTGTACATCCAGATATAATTATTTACAATATTCTGATTGACGGATTGAGCAAAGATGGACATCTAGAGAAGGCAAGAAGTCTCTTTGAAAGCATACCTTCGAAAAGTTTGGAACCTACTGTCAGGACATATACAATCATGATCGGAGCATTTTGTCGTGAAGGGTTACTCGATGAAGCGAATGAACTATTTGTGAAAATGAAAGATAGTATTTGCTTGCCTAATGGTGCTACCTACAACACACTTATTCGCGGCAGTTTTTGCAACAAGAAGTACAGTGAGGCAAGTGCACTCATAGATGAGATGCGTGCTCGCGGCTTCTCAGAAGATGCATCTACCGTGTCCATGTTACTGGTCTTACTTGAATCAAAAGATCATGATCCTGCTCTTCTTGCTTTGCGAATGAAGTACTTGACATAGTTACCTTGTATAATTCCAAATCAGGCTTTGATAAGCTCGATAGTCGCTTCTTTTATTTCGGTTAAAATCTGCAATTGATACCTTTGTTTCCTGTTGTGATATTGAGAGTTCCTGTATGAATTTTGATCAGTTGCTAGCAACAACTGCTATACATATAATATTTTGGTGGATGCATATTGCAATAAAAGAGAAAAACTAGACAACTATTTATCTTCATGGAGAAATTGCAAATGTTCAGCATTTTGTTGCATGGATTGTGTCAGCCTGGTAAATAAATGAAGTACACTTCTTTTGAATAAGATGTAAGATTAAGGCAACAATACGGTGACATACACTCCCTGTTAGGTTATTTTTGGAAGAAGTATTATAGTGATATGGCACTGTCTTTGTTTCACTTGATGCATTCTAATGCTTACTCCTTTTAAATTCCTTAGTTTCTAATTGCAATGCTTACAATATTATTATCTGTATATGTATTCAACATTATTCTTCTAATGAGGCTTCTGTACTTTAAGACAACATTCTTGGTTGTGGCTTCTTAGGAGATCCTACACAGAGTGCAGATTTATTCAAGATGTAATTGCAGTGCAGATTCTGCTCCCCATTTTGAGGTAACAGAATATGACAATAGCCTTCATTTGTCAAACATGAACCACTCGGTTCACTGTTTGATCTGCCAGATTTTGTTTTTGCTAATTAATTGCACACGCGCCAGGGATCGAACTCCTGACCTCCCGCAAGGGGGTCAAGAGCTCAACCATTGCACCAACACTTTGTTGGTATCATTtctatttttaattctaaaaaattgTCTTCTACTATATACCTTGTAATCCGGGAGACTGGTGTATATCATGATCTCTGCTAATGGCAACTAATGTTCTAAAGTTTTGTTATTATGGTAGTTCTCATAATCTTTATCTAATAGAAATGTTTCAAGAGAAGGGGAAAACAGGAGGACGTGGAATTCAGTTGCAGAAAAAGCGCAAACATAGAATGTTATTAACATAATTGGATGTTATTACGGTAGTTGCGAAAAAGTCAACAAGCTATTTATTCGGTGATTCATTTACACGATGAAAGTGCAAACATGGAATTAGAAATGTTAAGATAtgtttttaattaaaaaattgtTATTTGTTCATGTAGTGATTCTGATGATATAAGAAATCGCTGAAGTAAAAGAATGTTATTAACATAATTGAATTATGATGCTCCTTATTCTAATTTGATGCTTGAATTAATACTTTAATAGTCTTAGCAGTCAAAAAAATTGAATAGGTTTGTGACCTCGTAATGCTCGAGTAGATGTAATTGGTTTTAGCAGAAATCTGTATAACTATGGTTGTAAGTACTGTAAGATATTTATGTGGATTTGAATTTGAATGTTGTCTTGGTATCGCAGTCAAAATTTGACCTTAAGGCTATTTTAGGTTAATTGTTACTTATGTTTAGAAATATTATTTAACGAGTTTTAGTTTATGAGTAATCAAATTGTTACATCTTTATTCAGGTATCTTCCGTGAGCTTCTGTGGCAGTTCGTTAAAGTCTCAGTCATGCATATTTGGTGCTTCTGTTCCTGGGGATTCATTATCCTTACAGTTAAGAATGCATATTGTAAACTACTATTCACCATTATAAGTGTCTACTGTAATATATGCTGTTCTCTTTTCTATCCCCTGTAATTTTTACAGAAATCTAGTTCTCGGAGTATCCAACCTATCCAAGTTACGGCCCCTGAACAGCCACCTACCGTCCAGAGTAAGAAAAATACGTTGTCACCTAATGCATGGCAAGAAATTTGAGgaatttaaaaattttaagtCTGCTTAATTTTTTCAGAACTGGGAGGAAGACAAGATTTGTAATCAATGGTAAGTTATTTATTTTGTTGTGTTTTATTTTAGTGTCTCCAATTGATTCATTTTTTATTTAACAAGGCAAATTAGGAATTCCGTGTGTGACATTACATTATTCTTCAGATCGTGTGTGTCCGAAATGTGGACGTTTTGACCAAGTACCAACTGAAATGAGGGTTTTCACAACAGTTGACAAGGCTTCAGAACACAAAAAGGTGGGTGCAATCTTTCTTGTTCTATAGCTATCTCTCTCACGCACACAAAtgtctctctcatctctctcaaaCTTTCTTTAGCACTTCAATGTGAGTATTTAATACGTTAATCTGCAGGGTGGTTTGAAGAAAGTTGTAATTTTTTCTCCCTCAGCTGATGCTCCTATGTTTGTTGTGGGTGTTAATGAGAAAATATACAAAGTGAACATGGATATCATATGCACTACCAGTTGCCTTGCTCCTCTTGCCCAGGTTGGTTTGTAACTTTGTATAAATGCTACTGTATCTTGT
This genomic interval from Apium graveolens cultivar Ventura chromosome 8, ASM990537v1, whole genome shotgun sequence contains the following:
- the LOC141678792 gene encoding uncharacterized protein LOC141678792, producing the protein MRFNWTCFRSNIRYLRSVTPIDTATTSSSSSGINLTPFPHSHCLHINPNHPQKPFITSLSNPNAQLQQLLYEKSKVGFDKLDDALLVFDKMLKMKPLLPALNFSQLLAGLVRMKEYSVGVSVFRDMYILCVPVNIFTYTTVINCCCHLNRLDYAFSLLGGIIKRGFVPNIVTYNTLIKGLLSQDRPVEAEHLFKKLLIFNEVQPDVVTYSIIIDGLCKTSNTLMAVKLFRNMGKKGCIPNTVTYSTLIDALCKDRHVDHALGLLSQMNHKGISPNVVTYSSLIQGLCNFGRWEDAIRLLGEMNARNISPNSHTYNILIDACCKEGKVKDAESVMELMIQRGQYPDVVTYSSLMDGYCLCGEIDEALEVLKTMRGRGILPDSRTYNILINGYCKKREVDRAISLFKQMPLEGLAPTIESFNTISQGYFQVGRVVEARKFFQEMLTKGHKLNIVTCSIVLHGLCENHLVGEALSFFHTMKCAGVHPDIIIYNILIDGLSKDGHLEKARSLFESIPSKSLEPTVRTYTIMIGAFCREGLLDEANELFVKMKDSICLPNGATYNTLIRGSFCNKKYSEASALIDEMRARGFSEDASTVSMLLVLLESKDHDPALLALRMKYLT
- the LOC141678794 gene encoding glyceraldehyde-3-phosphate dehydrogenase GAPCP2, chloroplastic-like, with the translated sequence MARNLRNLKILSLLNFFRTGRKTRFVINDRVCPKCGRFDQVPTEMRVFTTVDKASEHKKGGLKKVVIFSPSADAPMFVVGVNEKIYKVNMDIICTTSCLAPLAQVVHESLAF